One window of the Lytechinus pictus isolate F3 Inbred chromosome 5, Lp3.0, whole genome shotgun sequence genome contains the following:
- the LOC129254632 gene encoding immediate early response 3-interacting protein 1-like — MAFGLYTLLEAALLCINAIAILNEERFLSKVGWGGDQSVGGFGEEPGMKAQIINLIRSIRLVMRVPLIFLNAATIVIKLLLG; from the exons ATGGCATTCGGATTGTATACGTTACTAGAGGCAGCGTTACTGTGCATTAATGCTATTGCCATACTCAATGAAGAGAGATTTCTAAGCAAAG TTGGATGGGGAGGAGACCAGAGTGTTGGAGGTTTTGGAGAAGAGCCTGGAATGAAAGCACAGATCATCAACCTCATCAGATCAATACGTCTAGTCATGAGAG TCCCATTGATCTTCCTAAATGCAGCCACTATAGTGATAAAGCTACTCCTAGGATAG